A region from the Falco rusticolus isolate bFalRus1 chromosome 4, bFalRus1.pri, whole genome shotgun sequence genome encodes:
- the SEMA6B gene encoding semaphorin-6B isoform X1 — translation MGLCPEAEPAGWNPGSQGMSRTGISSGCGDGRCGGCPPVLGATMGPPPFVPLVLLLLLVAERTAHGTFPEEPGPIAVAPEDYLKHYAVFVGHGTSHLASSEGGGTQRLNIQRILKVNRTLFIGDRDNVYRVSLETTGAGEMRYHRKLTWRSNQHDISICRMKGKHEAECRNFIKVLLVRNESLLFICGTNAFNPVCANYSMDTLEPVGDNISGMARCPYDPKHANVALFTGGMLFTATVTDFLAIDAVIYRSLGDSPTLRTVKHDSKWFKEPYFVHAVEWRSHVYFFFREIAMEFNYLEKVVVSRVARVCKNDMGGSQRVLEKQWTSFLKARLNCSVPGDSHFYFNVIQAVTDILELDGRPVVLAVFSTPANSIPGSAVCAFDMTQVAAVFEGRFREQKSPESIWTPVPEDMVPKPRPGCCASPGMRYNSSSTFPDEILNFVKTHPLMDEAVPSLGNAPWILRTMSRYQLRKIVVDNAAGPWGNHTVVFLGSSTGTVLKFLIQPNASTNPAPMPPGSQSIFLEEFETYHPGRCGRDTEDERRLLGLELDKAAGSLLLAFPPCVARVPVARCQQHSGCMKNCLGSRDPYCGWTPEGSCIFLEPSPRVAFEQDIAGGSTSHLGECDGLVTESFVDEPDGLVSVNLLVISSVAAFVIGAVISGFSVCWFIGHRDRKELARRKDKETILAHSESVVSVSRLGERRARGGQPGALLAPLMPNGWPKELGKVTQHDLDSGVLPTPEQTPLQQKRCPGTLQNCTWEQSHNIINAALRDPGGSGTTGTGAGRLHAGSGRPARGIPLSCHTILVDQELEAELSDSSGDGHWGLDPQEGPRTRQHPPTGARRPPRSSYGDFTSTPHPSPDRRRVVSAPGGEGGDFTEGPPWHPEQLNFNANNGTGRPGVHLKRNHTFNSGEVPAGGYGRHGTAPRAPGAGPPRALTDLHHLLRYGVERTPSGK, via the exons ATGGGTTTATGTCCTGAGGCTGAGCCAGCTGGATGGAATCCGGGATCCCAGGGAATGAGCCGAACCGGGATCAGCTCCGGGTGCGGCGATGGCCG GTGCGGTGGGTGCCCACCCGTGCTGGGGGCCACCATGGGGCCACCACCTTTCGTCCCCCTcgtcctgctgctcctgctcgTGGCGGAGAGGACGGCTCATGGCACCTTCCCCGAGGAGCCTGGCCCCATTGCCGTGGCCCCCGAGGACT ATCTGAAGCACTATGCCGTTTTTGTGGGCCATGGGACAAGCCACCTGGCCAGCTCCGAGGGTGGGGGGACCCAGCGCCTCAACATCCAGCGTATCCTCAAGGTCAACCGGACCCTCTTCATCGGGGACAG ggacaaCGTCTACCGCGTCAGCCTGGAGACCACTGGTGCTGGTGAGATGCGCTACCACCGG AAGCTGACCTGGCGCTCGAACCAGCACGACATCAGCATCTGCCGGATGAAGGGGAAACACGAG GCAGAGTGCCGTAACTTCATCAAGGTGCTGCTGGTGCGCAACGAGAGCCTGCTCTTCATCTGCGGCACCAATGCCTTCAACCCCGTCTGCGCCAACTACAGC ATGGACACACTGGAGCCCGTTGGGGACAACATCAGTGGCATGGCCCGGTGTCCCTACGACCCCAAGCACGCCAACGTGGCCCTTTTCACAG GGGGGATGCTCTTCACCGCCACGGTGACAGATTTCCTGGCCATCGACGCCGTCATCTACCGCAGCCTAGGGGACAGCCCGACCCTCCGCACTGTCAAACATGACTCCAAATGGTTCAAAG agccctACTTCGTGCATGCCGTGGAATGGAGGAGCCACGTCTACTTCTTCTTCCGGGAGATCGCCATGGAGTTCAACTACCTGGAGAAG GTGGTGGTGTCCCGGGTGGCCCGGGTGTGCAAGAACGACATGGGGGGCTCGCAGCGGGTGCTGGAGAAGCAGTGGACCTCCTTCCTCAAGGCCCGGCTCAACTGCTCTGTGCCGGGCGACTCACATTTCTACTTCAACGTCATCCAAGCTGTGACAGACATCCTGGAGCTGGACGGCCGCCCTGTGGTCCTGGCTGTCTTCTCCACACCTGCTAACAG CATCCCCGGCTCGGCTGTCTGCGCCTTTGACATGACCCAAGTGGCCGCAGTCTTTGAGGGACGTTTCCGGGAGCAGAAATCGCCCGAGTCCATCTGGACACCCGTGCCAGAGGACATGGTGCCAAAGCCCCG gccTGGGTGCTGCGCGTCCCCGGGGATGCGCTACAACTCCTCCAGCACCTTCCCCGACGAGATCCTCAACTTCGTCAAGACGCACCCGCTGATGGACGAGGCGGTGCCGTCCCTGGGCAATGCACCCTGGATCCTCCGCACCATGAGCCG GTACCAGCTCCGCAAGATCGTGGTGGACAATGCAGCAGGGCCGTGGGGCAACCACACCGTGGTCTTCCTGGGCTCCAGCACCGGCACCGTCCTCAAGTTCCTCATCCAGCCCAACGCCAGCACCAACCCCGCGCCCATGCCCCCCGGCAGCCAGAGCATCTTCCTGGAGGAGTTTGAGACCTACCACCCTGGGAG gtGTGGTCGGGACACGGAGGATGAGCGGCggctcctggggctggagctggacaAGGCGGCGGGGTCGCTGCTGCTGGCCTTCCCGCCCTGCGTGGCCAGGGTGCCCGTGGCTCGCTGCCAGCAGCACTCAGGCTGCATGAA gaACTGCCTCGGGAGCCGGGACCCCTACTGTGGCTGGACACCTGAGGGCTCCTGCATCTTCCTGGAGCCCAGCCCCAG GGTGGCCTTTGAGCAGGACATCGCTGGTGGCAGCACATCCCACCTGGGCGAGTGCGACG ggctggtgacagAGAGCTTTGTGGACGAGCCAGATGGGCTGGTATCGGTGAACCTGTTGGTGATCTCCTCCGTAGCCGCCTTCGTCATCGGTGCCGTCATCTCTGGCTTCAGCGTCTGCTGGTTCATTGGCCACCGGGACCGCAAGGAGCTGGCGCGCCGCAAGGACAAGGAGACCATCCTGGCGCACAGTGAGTCGGTGGTGAGCGTCAGCCGGCTGGGCGAGCGGCGGGCACGCGGCGGGCAACCCGGCGCCTTGCTGGCCCCGCTCATGCCCAACGGGTGGCCCAAGGAGTTGGGGAAGGTCACCCAACACGACCTGGACTCAGGGGTCCTGCCCACACCGGAGCAGACCCCGTTGCAGCAGAAACGCTGCCCCGGCACCCTCCAAAACTGCACCTGGGAGCAGAGTCACAACATCATCAACGCCGCGTTGCGGGACCCTGGTGGATCTGGCACAACCGGCACTGGTGCTGGGCGGCTGCACGCCGGCTCCGGCCGCCCGGCTCGCGGCATCCCCCTCTCCTGCCACACCATCCTGGTGGACCAGGAGCTGGAGGCCGAACTCAGCGACTCCTCGGGTGATGGGCATTGGGGTCTGGACCCCCAGGAGGGTCCCCGCACCCGGCAACACCCACCCACCGGTGCCCGCCGCCCACCCCGCAGCTCCTACGGTGACTTCACCAGCACACCGCACCCCAGCCCCGATCGCCGGCGGGTCGTTTCGGCAcccggtggggaggggggagactTTACTGAGGGGCCACCCTGGCACCCTGAGCAGCTGAACTTCAATGCCAACAATGGCACAGGCCGCCCCGGCGTCCACCTCAAGAGGAACCACACGTTCAACAGCGGCGAGGTGCCAGCGGGGGGTTATGGGCGACATGGCACAGCACCACGGGCACCCGGTGCTGGGCCCCCCCGGGCGCTGACGGACCTGCACCACCTCCTGCGCTATGGCGTGGAGCGGACTCCCTCGGGAAAATAG
- the SEMA6B gene encoding semaphorin-6B isoform X2: MGPPPFVPLVLLLLLVAERTAHGTFPEEPGPIAVAPEDYLKHYAVFVGHGTSHLASSEGGGTQRLNIQRILKVNRTLFIGDRDNVYRVSLETTGAGEMRYHRKLTWRSNQHDISICRMKGKHEAECRNFIKVLLVRNESLLFICGTNAFNPVCANYSMDTLEPVGDNISGMARCPYDPKHANVALFTGGMLFTATVTDFLAIDAVIYRSLGDSPTLRTVKHDSKWFKEPYFVHAVEWRSHVYFFFREIAMEFNYLEKVVVSRVARVCKNDMGGSQRVLEKQWTSFLKARLNCSVPGDSHFYFNVIQAVTDILELDGRPVVLAVFSTPANSIPGSAVCAFDMTQVAAVFEGRFREQKSPESIWTPVPEDMVPKPRPGCCASPGMRYNSSSTFPDEILNFVKTHPLMDEAVPSLGNAPWILRTMSRYQLRKIVVDNAAGPWGNHTVVFLGSSTGTVLKFLIQPNASTNPAPMPPGSQSIFLEEFETYHPGRCGRDTEDERRLLGLELDKAAGSLLLAFPPCVARVPVARCQQHSGCMKNCLGSRDPYCGWTPEGSCIFLEPSPRVAFEQDIAGGSTSHLGECDGLVTESFVDEPDGLVSVNLLVISSVAAFVIGAVISGFSVCWFIGHRDRKELARRKDKETILAHSESVVSVSRLGERRARGGQPGALLAPLMPNGWPKELGKVTQHDLDSGVLPTPEQTPLQQKRCPGTLQNCTWEQSHNIINAALRDPGGSGTTGTGAGRLHAGSGRPARGIPLSCHTILVDQELEAELSDSSGDGHWGLDPQEGPRTRQHPPTGARRPPRSSYGDFTSTPHPSPDRRRVVSAPGGEGGDFTEGPPWHPEQLNFNANNGTGRPGVHLKRNHTFNSGEVPAGGYGRHGTAPRAPGAGPPRALTDLHHLLRYGVERTPSGK; encoded by the exons ATGGGGCCACCACCTTTCGTCCCCCTcgtcctgctgctcctgctcgTGGCGGAGAGGACGGCTCATGGCACCTTCCCCGAGGAGCCTGGCCCCATTGCCGTGGCCCCCGAGGACT ATCTGAAGCACTATGCCGTTTTTGTGGGCCATGGGACAAGCCACCTGGCCAGCTCCGAGGGTGGGGGGACCCAGCGCCTCAACATCCAGCGTATCCTCAAGGTCAACCGGACCCTCTTCATCGGGGACAG ggacaaCGTCTACCGCGTCAGCCTGGAGACCACTGGTGCTGGTGAGATGCGCTACCACCGG AAGCTGACCTGGCGCTCGAACCAGCACGACATCAGCATCTGCCGGATGAAGGGGAAACACGAG GCAGAGTGCCGTAACTTCATCAAGGTGCTGCTGGTGCGCAACGAGAGCCTGCTCTTCATCTGCGGCACCAATGCCTTCAACCCCGTCTGCGCCAACTACAGC ATGGACACACTGGAGCCCGTTGGGGACAACATCAGTGGCATGGCCCGGTGTCCCTACGACCCCAAGCACGCCAACGTGGCCCTTTTCACAG GGGGGATGCTCTTCACCGCCACGGTGACAGATTTCCTGGCCATCGACGCCGTCATCTACCGCAGCCTAGGGGACAGCCCGACCCTCCGCACTGTCAAACATGACTCCAAATGGTTCAAAG agccctACTTCGTGCATGCCGTGGAATGGAGGAGCCACGTCTACTTCTTCTTCCGGGAGATCGCCATGGAGTTCAACTACCTGGAGAAG GTGGTGGTGTCCCGGGTGGCCCGGGTGTGCAAGAACGACATGGGGGGCTCGCAGCGGGTGCTGGAGAAGCAGTGGACCTCCTTCCTCAAGGCCCGGCTCAACTGCTCTGTGCCGGGCGACTCACATTTCTACTTCAACGTCATCCAAGCTGTGACAGACATCCTGGAGCTGGACGGCCGCCCTGTGGTCCTGGCTGTCTTCTCCACACCTGCTAACAG CATCCCCGGCTCGGCTGTCTGCGCCTTTGACATGACCCAAGTGGCCGCAGTCTTTGAGGGACGTTTCCGGGAGCAGAAATCGCCCGAGTCCATCTGGACACCCGTGCCAGAGGACATGGTGCCAAAGCCCCG gccTGGGTGCTGCGCGTCCCCGGGGATGCGCTACAACTCCTCCAGCACCTTCCCCGACGAGATCCTCAACTTCGTCAAGACGCACCCGCTGATGGACGAGGCGGTGCCGTCCCTGGGCAATGCACCCTGGATCCTCCGCACCATGAGCCG GTACCAGCTCCGCAAGATCGTGGTGGACAATGCAGCAGGGCCGTGGGGCAACCACACCGTGGTCTTCCTGGGCTCCAGCACCGGCACCGTCCTCAAGTTCCTCATCCAGCCCAACGCCAGCACCAACCCCGCGCCCATGCCCCCCGGCAGCCAGAGCATCTTCCTGGAGGAGTTTGAGACCTACCACCCTGGGAG gtGTGGTCGGGACACGGAGGATGAGCGGCggctcctggggctggagctggacaAGGCGGCGGGGTCGCTGCTGCTGGCCTTCCCGCCCTGCGTGGCCAGGGTGCCCGTGGCTCGCTGCCAGCAGCACTCAGGCTGCATGAA gaACTGCCTCGGGAGCCGGGACCCCTACTGTGGCTGGACACCTGAGGGCTCCTGCATCTTCCTGGAGCCCAGCCCCAG GGTGGCCTTTGAGCAGGACATCGCTGGTGGCAGCACATCCCACCTGGGCGAGTGCGACG ggctggtgacagAGAGCTTTGTGGACGAGCCAGATGGGCTGGTATCGGTGAACCTGTTGGTGATCTCCTCCGTAGCCGCCTTCGTCATCGGTGCCGTCATCTCTGGCTTCAGCGTCTGCTGGTTCATTGGCCACCGGGACCGCAAGGAGCTGGCGCGCCGCAAGGACAAGGAGACCATCCTGGCGCACAGTGAGTCGGTGGTGAGCGTCAGCCGGCTGGGCGAGCGGCGGGCACGCGGCGGGCAACCCGGCGCCTTGCTGGCCCCGCTCATGCCCAACGGGTGGCCCAAGGAGTTGGGGAAGGTCACCCAACACGACCTGGACTCAGGGGTCCTGCCCACACCGGAGCAGACCCCGTTGCAGCAGAAACGCTGCCCCGGCACCCTCCAAAACTGCACCTGGGAGCAGAGTCACAACATCATCAACGCCGCGTTGCGGGACCCTGGTGGATCTGGCACAACCGGCACTGGTGCTGGGCGGCTGCACGCCGGCTCCGGCCGCCCGGCTCGCGGCATCCCCCTCTCCTGCCACACCATCCTGGTGGACCAGGAGCTGGAGGCCGAACTCAGCGACTCCTCGGGTGATGGGCATTGGGGTCTGGACCCCCAGGAGGGTCCCCGCACCCGGCAACACCCACCCACCGGTGCCCGCCGCCCACCCCGCAGCTCCTACGGTGACTTCACCAGCACACCGCACCCCAGCCCCGATCGCCGGCGGGTCGTTTCGGCAcccggtggggaggggggagactTTACTGAGGGGCCACCCTGGCACCCTGAGCAGCTGAACTTCAATGCCAACAATGGCACAGGCCGCCCCGGCGTCCACCTCAAGAGGAACCACACGTTCAACAGCGGCGAGGTGCCAGCGGGGGGTTATGGGCGACATGGCACAGCACCACGGGCACCCGGTGCTGGGCCCCCCCGGGCGCTGACGGACCTGCACCACCTCCTGCGCTATGGCGTGGAGCGGACTCCCTCGGGAAAATAG